From a region of the Pseudomonas fulva 12-X genome:
- a CDS encoding SCO family protein, which yields MTRKHIAIFALIAAAVLALGLVAGEALRGKSNSAAALQDAGIIMLPQARQVPALEFLDQDGKTFSTGQLKDQWSLLFFGYTFCPDICPATLAQLRQLRTQIPEETWNNLRIVLVSVDPARDTPEQMKKYLGYFNAGFMGLSGEPDTIQKLSSAVSIPFIPADTSKENYTVDHSGNLAIIGPDGTQRGFIRAPINIDKLAAQLPGLVGGK from the coding sequence ATGACTCGCAAGCACATCGCTATTTTCGCCCTTATCGCCGCTGCCGTTCTGGCCCTTGGCCTGGTTGCCGGCGAAGCCCTGCGCGGCAAGTCCAACAGCGCCGCTGCGCTGCAGGACGCCGGCATCATCATGCTGCCCCAGGCGCGCCAGGTGCCGGCCCTGGAGTTTCTCGACCAGGACGGCAAGACCTTCTCCACCGGCCAGCTCAAGGACCAGTGGAGCCTGTTGTTCTTTGGCTACACCTTCTGCCCGGACATCTGCCCGGCGACCCTGGCGCAACTGCGCCAGCTGCGCACGCAGATCCCGGAAGAGACCTGGAACAACCTGCGCATCGTGCTGGTGAGCGTCGACCCGGCCCGCGACACGCCGGAGCAGATGAAGAAGTATCTGGGTTACTTCAACGCCGGCTTCATGGGCCTGAGCGGCGAGCCGGACACCATCCAGAAGCTGTCCAGCGCGGTAAGCATCCCCTTCATTCCTGCCGATACCAGCAAGGAAAACTACACCGTCGACCACAGCGGCAACCTCGCCATCATCGGCCCGGACGGCACCCAGCGCGGCTTCATTCGTGCGCCGATCAATATCGACAAGCTGGCGGCGCAGTTGCCGGGGTTGGTCGGCGGCAAATGA
- a CDS encoding SulP family inorganic anion transporter — translation MTLASFKSALPRDALASIVVFLVALPLCMGIAIASGMPPAKGLITGIIGGLVVGWIAGSPLQVSGPAAGLAVLVFELVRTHGIAMLGPILLLAGLLQLVAGRLRLGCWFRVTAPAVVYGMLAGIGILIVLSQFHVMFDVKPQASGLDNLMAFPATLSQAIPGLGGGSALAAALLGFGTITCMFLWDKLRPQSLRFLPGALIGVTLMTAISLWLGLGVARVEVPANLSDAIDWIQPADLFNLANPQIILAAVVLAFIASAETLLSAAAVDRMHSGPRSNLDRELSAQGVGNMLCGVLGALPMTGVIVRSSANVQAGARTRMSTIFHGAWLLAFVMVLPAVLQSIPVACLGGVLVYTGFKLVDIKAIRGLGRYGRAPVFIYAATALGIVTVDLLTGVLIGFALTLVKLAGKASRLKVSLNELGPDEAELRLTGSATFLKVPHLASVLEGIAPTTRLHVPLDKLSYVDHACMELLDDWGRAAEQQGGALLIERHGLNRRLEGRALNMRRAMA, via the coding sequence ATGACCCTCGCTTCATTCAAATCCGCTCTGCCACGCGATGCCCTGGCATCCATCGTGGTTTTTCTCGTCGCCCTTCCGCTGTGCATGGGCATCGCCATCGCCTCCGGCATGCCGCCGGCCAAGGGCCTGATCACCGGCATCATCGGCGGTCTGGTGGTCGGCTGGATAGCCGGCTCGCCGCTGCAGGTCAGCGGCCCGGCGGCAGGCCTCGCCGTGCTGGTGTTCGAGCTGGTGCGCACCCACGGCATCGCCATGCTCGGGCCGATCCTGCTGCTCGCCGGTCTGCTGCAACTGGTCGCCGGGCGCCTGCGCCTGGGCTGCTGGTTCCGCGTCACCGCGCCGGCGGTGGTGTACGGCATGCTCGCCGGTATCGGCATCCTCATCGTGCTTTCGCAGTTCCACGTCATGTTCGACGTGAAGCCCCAGGCCTCCGGCCTGGACAACCTCATGGCCTTTCCCGCCACCCTGAGCCAGGCCATTCCCGGCCTTGGCGGCGGCAGTGCGCTGGCGGCGGCCCTGCTGGGCTTCGGCACCATCACCTGCATGTTCCTATGGGACAAGCTGCGCCCGCAAAGCCTGCGTTTTCTGCCAGGCGCGCTGATCGGCGTAACGCTGATGACCGCCATCAGCCTGTGGCTGGGCCTGGGTGTGGCGCGAGTCGAGGTGCCGGCCAACCTGAGCGATGCCATCGACTGGATTCAGCCGGCCGACCTGTTCAACCTGGCCAACCCGCAGATCATCCTGGCGGCGGTGGTGCTGGCCTTTATCGCCAGTGCGGAAACCCTGCTGTCCGCGGCGGCGGTGGACCGCATGCACAGCGGCCCGCGCTCCAACCTGGATCGTGAACTGTCCGCCCAGGGCGTCGGCAACATGCTCTGCGGCGTGCTCGGCGCGCTGCCGATGACCGGTGTGATCGTGCGCAGCTCGGCCAACGTTCAGGCCGGCGCTCGTACCCGCATGTCGACCATCTTCCACGGTGCCTGGCTGCTGGCCTTCGTGATGGTGCTGCCGGCGGTGCTGCAGAGCATTCCCGTCGCCTGCCTGGGCGGCGTGCTGGTGTACACCGGCTTCAAGCTGGTCGACATCAAGGCCATCCGCGGTCTGGGCCGTTATGGCCGTGCGCCGGTGTTCATCTACGCCGCCACCGCTTTGGGCATCGTTACCGTCGACCTGCTCACCGGCGTGCTGATCGGCTTCGCCCTGACCCTGGTCAAGCTGGCCGGCAAGGCCTCGCGCCTGAAGGTCAGCCTCAACGAGCTCGGCCCCGACGAAGCGGAACTGCGCCTGACCGGCTCGGCGACCTTCCTCAAGGTGCCGCACCTGGCCAGCGTGCTGGAAGGCATCGCGCCGACCACCCGCCTGCACGTGCCGCTCGACAAACTCAGCTATGTCGACCATGCCTGCATGGAGCTGCTCGACGACTGGGGCCGCGCCGCTGAACAGCAGGGCGGGGCGCTGCTGATCGAGCGCCATGGCCTGAATCGTCGGCTGGAGGGCCGCGCGTTGAACATGCGCCGCGCCATGGCCTGA
- a CDS encoding LysR substrate-binding domain-containing protein, translated as MIRELKTFVAVARYGTFAAAGLRVGLTQSAVSAQMRVLEQSLGVRLFDRSGRSAVLSAGGRHALPLAEQMLGLYAQMALPTALEEWQGELKIGAIASVQTGLLPEALVRFRARASQVELKLVPGVSLDLLGQVDAGELDLALLIRPPFELPKELMQVDLAREPFVLIAPPGMEGDDPLQLLREQPFVRYDRRSFGGRQVERFLREQRLAPREALELDELEAIVRMVECGLGVSLIPRAGLWCQRPQTLRVVELGELTFHRELVAILRRAQRQPALDWLLQCLAGPPPDESRL; from the coding sequence ATGATCCGAGAATTGAAGACCTTCGTAGCCGTGGCCCGCTACGGCACTTTCGCTGCTGCCGGGCTGCGGGTGGGCCTTACCCAGTCTGCGGTCAGCGCGCAGATGCGCGTGCTGGAGCAGAGCCTGGGCGTACGCCTGTTCGATCGCAGCGGGCGCAGTGCGGTGCTTAGTGCTGGCGGGCGCCACGCCTTGCCGCTGGCCGAGCAGATGCTCGGCCTGTATGCGCAGATGGCTCTGCCCACCGCACTCGAGGAATGGCAGGGCGAGCTGAAGATCGGCGCCATCGCCAGCGTACAGACCGGGCTGCTGCCCGAGGCGCTGGTACGCTTTCGGGCCCGGGCTTCGCAGGTCGAGCTGAAGCTGGTGCCCGGCGTATCCCTGGATCTGCTCGGCCAGGTGGATGCCGGCGAGCTGGACCTGGCGCTATTGATCCGCCCGCCCTTCGAGCTGCCCAAGGAACTGATGCAGGTCGACCTGGCCCGCGAGCCCTTCGTGCTGATCGCACCGCCAGGCATGGAGGGCGATGACCCGCTGCAACTGCTGCGTGAACAGCCCTTCGTGCGCTACGACCGGCGTTCCTTCGGTGGTCGCCAGGTCGAGCGTTTCCTGCGCGAACAACGCCTGGCACCCCGCGAAGCGCTGGAGCTGGATGAACTGGAAGCGATCGTGCGCATGGTCGAATGCGGCCTGGGCGTGTCGCTGATTCCCCGCGCCGGCTTGTGGTGCCAGCGGCCGCAGACGCTGCGCGTGGTGGAGCTGGGCGAGCTGACCTTCCACCGCGAGCTGGTGGCGATCCTGCGCCGCGCCCAGCGCCAGCCGGCGCTGGACTGGTTGCTGCAGTGCCTGGCCGGACCACCGCCAGACGAATCGCGCTTATGA
- a CDS encoding VOC family protein yields the protein MALSPFHLAIPVYDLAAARHFYGQVFGCAEGRSSDHWVDFDFFGHQLVIHEAPKMPHQESAISNPVDGHDVPVPHFGVILDWPIWEALAQRLQARETAFVIEPYIRFKGQVGEQATMFLLDPCGNALEFKAFKDMSQLFAK from the coding sequence ATGGCACTGTCCCCGTTTCACCTGGCCATCCCCGTCTACGACCTGGCCGCCGCCCGGCATTTCTATGGCCAGGTGTTTGGCTGCGCCGAAGGCCGCAGCAGCGATCACTGGGTGGATTTCGACTTCTTCGGCCACCAGCTGGTGATCCACGAAGCCCCGAAAATGCCGCACCAGGAATCGGCCATCAGCAACCCGGTGGACGGCCACGACGTGCCGGTGCCGCACTTCGGCGTGATCCTCGACTGGCCAATCTGGGAGGCCCTGGCGCAGCGCCTGCAGGCCCGCGAAACGGCCTTCGTGATCGAACCCTACATCCGCTTCAAGGGCCAGGTCGGCGAACAGGCCACCATGTTCCTCCTCGACCCCTGCGGCAACGCTCTGGAGTTCAAGGCCTTCAAGGATATGAGCCAGCTGTTCGCCAAGTGA